One Halobaculum sp. CBA1158 DNA segment encodes these proteins:
- a CDS encoding alkaline phosphatase family protein, translated as MADSSNESTSGRRGPVEEALPGTRRDGYVFPDYDGYCFAGIPGTVEATLGVDADRRLPDDAVPDGEFSNVVVLLVDGFGWDRFTSLEGSVPLLDSLSSVGRARPLTSVYPSETAAAITTMHTGATPSEHGLLGWNVLLREHGLTCESLPFLDRDGTDLTAATDGAVEGADLFDAEPVYERLDDAGVACHAVQPTAVAEGPYSTAAMSGATRTGCESLPELALTVRRRLEADDDSTYVYAYWPAVDAAAHAEGTTSERYDAEVEGACATLERELARVDSAVAEETLLVVTADHGHFDTDPTEAVDLSTYPEVWDRRERHPSGEPVRPTGGPRNVHLHLRDGASVQVVRDRLEAADFDARVLTGTEALEARLFGPGEPSPLLRERVGDLVVIARDRSVWFGREDRKLSFIGTHGGQSPAEQYVPFLAADLGEWQRER; from the coding sequence ATGGCTGATAGCTCGAACGAGTCGACATCGGGGCGACGGGGTCCGGTCGAGGAGGCGCTTCCGGGTACCCGACGCGACGGCTACGTGTTTCCCGACTACGACGGCTACTGCTTCGCCGGGATACCGGGGACCGTCGAGGCGACGCTCGGTGTCGACGCCGACCGGCGGCTTCCCGACGACGCCGTGCCCGACGGCGAGTTCTCGAACGTCGTGGTCCTTCTCGTCGACGGCTTCGGCTGGGATCGCTTCACGTCGCTGGAGGGATCGGTGCCGCTGCTCGACTCGCTGTCGAGCGTCGGGCGGGCGAGGCCGCTCACGTCGGTGTATCCCTCGGAGACGGCCGCGGCGATCACGACGATGCACACCGGCGCGACGCCGTCCGAGCACGGGCTGCTGGGCTGGAACGTCCTGCTCCGCGAGCACGGGCTCACCTGTGAATCTCTTCCGTTTCTCGACCGCGACGGCACCGACCTGACGGCTGCGACCGACGGCGCGGTCGAGGGCGCGGACCTGTTCGACGCCGAGCCGGTGTACGAGCGCCTCGACGACGCGGGCGTCGCGTGTCACGCGGTCCAACCGACGGCGGTCGCGGAGGGGCCGTATTCGACGGCCGCGATGTCGGGCGCGACGCGCACCGGCTGTGAGTCGCTTCCGGAGCTGGCGCTGACGGTCCGACGGCGGCTGGAGGCGGACGACGACTCGACGTACGTGTACGCCTACTGGCCGGCGGTCGACGCCGCCGCCCACGCCGAGGGGACGACGTCGGAGCGCTACGACGCCGAGGTGGAGGGGGCCTGTGCGACGCTCGAGCGCGAACTCGCGCGCGTCGACTCCGCGGTCGCCGAGGAGACGCTCCTCGTTGTGACAGCCGATCACGGCCACTTCGACACCGACCCGACGGAGGCCGTGGACCTCTCGACGTACCCGGAGGTGTGGGACCGCCGCGAGCGACACCCCTCCGGGGAGCCGGTCCGGCCGACCGGCGGCCCGCGGAACGTCCACCTCCACCTTCGCGACGGCGCGTCGGTCCAGGTCGTCCGAGACCGGCTCGAGGCGGCCGACTTCGACGCGCGCGTCCTCACGGGGACCGAGGCGCTGGAGGCGAGACTGTTCGGGCCGGGCGAGCCGTCGCCGCTGCTCCGCGAGCGCGTCGGCGACCTCGTCGTGATCGCACGCGACCGGAGCGTGTGGTTCGGTCGGGAGGACCGGAAACTATCGTTCATCGGCACACACGGGGGACAGAGTCCGGCCGAGCAGTACGTTCCGTTTCTCGCGGCCGACCTCGGTGAGTGGCAGCGCGAGC